One Aegilops tauschii subsp. strangulata cultivar AL8/78 chromosome 7, Aet v6.0, whole genome shotgun sequence genomic window carries:
- the LOC109767184 gene encoding NAC domain-containing protein 53 → MTHPSSSSSSAPAAAPDDPTSLAPGFRFHPTDEELVSYYLKRKVLGRPLKVDAIAEVDLYKVEPWDLPARSRLRSRDSQWYFFSRLDRKHANRARTNRATAGGYWKTTGKDREVRHGARVVGMKKTLVFHAGRAPKGERTNWVMHEYRLEGDGAAGIPQDSFVVCRIFQKAGPGPQNGAQYGAPFVEEEWEADEDDDFGPMPVQRDVFGEHEAPGAMEKGYLQMNDLIQDLAGQNENGSVVLPVSDTSNTSSHSEDVEGNSGDILNDPSLGSNFLQYIHPGEQNSPMLNENMLSNANVGDFLNSSSPNDEFLELKDLELPLGNDSTIWPSDGWAWKTAFPLDAVNGANNEVPLITGDQPFQPDELAQLLQTLQDDSSQLGSTMTDLPHSSITNSVKPEDDSLMYFDAPFDNSMFSDGFRQTNGFLGSPATILSGIETLDDGIPYYDAMDDNLFNDMMCSVQQSAGSSSHVFNGPVLTQEVNNPNYTYSPTQKVVEPNFVAGAPSSARLSEAGGQLNCVVLPDSQAKNGSMGKRFVKMLDSISAPPAFAAEFPGKSLSGVHPNTISVSTEVISIGSLTVASRQGKWSFQKDEDMELLFSTGFQPDNRIHCGGCNTVTAVLRGGFCLFFLSAIMLLVSYEVGLCIYGK, encoded by the exons ATGACCCACccttcctcgtcctcctcctccgccccgGCGGCCGCGCCGGATGACCCGACCTCCCTTGCCCCGGGCTTCCGCTTCCACCCAACAGACGAGGAGCTCGTCTCCTACTACCTCAAGCGCAAGGTGCTCGGTCGCCCGCTCAAGGTCGACGCCATCGCTGAGGTAGACCTCTACAAGGtcgagccatgggacctcccggcAAGGTCGCGCCTCCGCAGCCGCGATTCCCAGTGGTACTTCTTCAGCCGCCTCGACCGCAAGCACGCCAACCGCGCGCGCACCAACCGCGCCACTGCAGGAGGCTACTGGAAGACCACCGGCAAGGACAGGGAGGTCCGCCATGGAGCTAGGGTTGTCGGGATGAAGAAGACGCTCGTCTTCCACGCTGGCCGCGCGCCCAAGGGCGAGCGCACCAACTGGGTCATGCACGAGTATCGCCTTGAGGGCGATGGCGCAGCCGGGATCCCACAG GATTCATTTGTAGTGTGCCGAATCTTCCAGAAGGCTGGGCCTGGTCCTCAAAACGGGGCACAGTATGGAGCTCCCTTCGTCGAGGAGGAGTGGGAGGCGGATGAGGATGATGATTTTGGTCCTATGCCAGTGCAGAGGGACGTTTTTGGTGAGCATGAGGCTCCTGGTGCTATGGAGAAAGGATATCTTCAGATGAATGATCTCATTCAG GACTTGGCTGGTCAAAATGAGAATGGCAGTGTTGTTTTGCCAGTTTCTGACACTTCAAACACCAGCAGCCATTCTGAAGACGTAGAAGGAAATTCAGGGGACATTTTGAATGACCCAAGTCTTGGTTCTAATTTTCTTCAGTATATTCATCCTGGAGAACAAAATAGCCCAATGCTTAATGAAAATATGTTATCTAATGCCAATGTTGGAGATTTTCTTAATAGTTCTAGCCCCAATGATGAATTCCTAGAGCTGAAGGATTTGGAGTTACCTCTAGGCAATGATTCCACTATCTGGCCTTCTGATGGTTGGGCCTGGAAAACAGCTTTCCCCTTGGATGCTGTAAACGGGGCCAACAATGAGGTTCCTCTGATCACTGGTGATCAGCCTTTCCAGCCAGATGAGTTGGCCCAGTTGTTGCAGACACTACAAGATGACTCCTCCCAGTTGGGCTCAACTATGACCGATCTCCCACACTCTTCTATTACAAATTCAGTCAAGCCAGAAGATGATTCTCTTATGTATTTTGATGCGCCCTTTGATAACTCAATGTTCAGTGATGGATTTAGACAGACGAATGGATTTCTTGGCTCCCCAGCAACCATTCTATCTGGTATCGAGACACTGGATGATGGTATTCCATACTATGATGCAATGGACGATAACTTATTTAATGATATGATGTGCTCTGTACAGCAGTCGGCTGGGAGCAGCTCCCATGTCTTTAATGGGCCAGTTCTTACTCAAGAG GTCAACAATCCCAACTATACATATAGTCCAACTCAAAAGGTTGTAGAACCTAATTTTGTAGCTGGGGCCCCGTCGTCCGCTAGGTTATCTGAAGCTGGTGGCCAGTTAAATTGTGTTGTTTTACCAG ATTCTCAGGCTAAGAATGGCTCCATGGGAAAGCGTTTTGTAAAGATGCTGGATTCAATCTCGGCTCCCCCTGCTTTTGCAGCAGAGTTCCCAGGCAAATCCTTGTCTGGTGTGCACCCTAACACCATCAGCGTGTCTACCGAAGTAATCAGCATAGGAAGCTTAACTGTTGCTTCTCGACAAGGCAAGTGGTCGTTCCAGAAGGATGAAGACATGGAGCTTCTCTTCTCCACAGGTTTCCAGCCTGATAACCGCATACACTGTGGTGGCTGCAACACAGTGACTGCGGTGCTGCGCGGCGGCTTCTGTCTCTTTTTCCTGTCAGCAATAATGCTCCTGGTGAGCTACGAGGTGGGCCTGTGCATCTACGGCAAGTAA